A stretch of Geomonas oryzisoli DNA encodes these proteins:
- a CDS encoding MoaD/ThiS family protein: MSSKANTTVRMFGLLHTFRKDHGLPSQAEVAVPDEGCPAEAIARDLGLPMEKIEAVFVNHKAYSLDHEVHPGDQVAFVPTGVPGPGRMMLGIRHAPAK; encoded by the coding sequence ATGTCTTCAAAAGCAAACACGACGGTAAGGATGTTCGGCCTGCTGCACACCTTCAGGAAAGACCACGGTCTTCCTTCCCAGGCCGAGGTGGCGGTTCCCGACGAGGGCTGTCCCGCGGAGGCCATCGCCCGCGACCTTGGTCTTCCCATGGAGAAGATCGAGGCCGTTTTCGTGAACCACAAGGCCTACAGCCTGGATCATGAAGTGCATCCCGGCGACCAGGTAGCCTTCGTTCCCACCGGCGTCCCCGGCCCCGGCCGCATGATGCTTGGCATCCGCCACGCCCCGGCCAAGTAG